Proteins found in one Borreliella mayonii genomic segment:
- the revA gene encoding fibronectin-binding protein RevA, whose translation MKNKNIFKLFFVSMLFIMACKAYVEEKKEIDSLSTDVLVLKNDSSGDTFKDYKDKINKLKESLKDVSNAELEEKLLKLQSLFKDKLAAKLAALKAAKQTIEGYTDKDQKKTDIWKEAKLVGVTVPFSGNNTSGKGQEMATNAVGQIEKIIKFLEEGTN comes from the coding sequence ATGAAAAATAAAAACATATTTAAATTATTTTTTGTATCAATGTTATTTATAATGGCTTGTAAAGCATACGTAGAAGAAAAGAAAGAAATAGATTCATTGAGTACAGACGTTTTAGTTCTTAAAAATGATTCTTCTGGTGACACATTTAAAGATTATAAAGATAAAATAAATAAGTTAAAAGAAAGTTTAAAGGATGTAAGTAATGCAGAACTTGAAGAAAAACTATTAAAGTTGCAAAGTCTATTTAAAGATAAATTAGCGGCTAAATTAGCAGCGTTAAAAGCAGCTAAACAAACAATTGAAGGTTATACAGATAAAGACCAAAAGAAAACGGATATATGGAAAGAGGCAAAATTAGTTGGAGTAACTGTACCGTTCAGTGGAAATAATACTAGTGGCAAAGGGCAAGAAATGGCTACAAACGCTGTAGGACAGATAGAAAAAATAATAAAATTTCTAGAAGAGGGTACTAATTAA
- a CDS encoding Mlp family lipoprotein: protein MKIINILFCLFLLILNSCTANDTHIQQTKSRGKRDLPPKEVTQEKPKSKEELLREKLSEDQKTHLDWLKEALGNDGKFDKFLGYDESKIKEALDHIKSELDKCTGENANEQKSTFKQVVQGALGGGIDSFANQANSMCGGN, encoded by the coding sequence ATGAAAATTATCAATATATTATTTTGTTTATTTTTACTTATACTAAATAGCTGCACTGCTAATGATACACACATCCAACAAACAAAAAGTCGGGGAAAGCGCGATTTACCCCCAAAAGAAGTAACACAAGAAAAACCAAAATCTAAAGAAGAACTTCTTAGAGAAAAGCTATCTGAAGATCAAAAAACACACCTTGATTGGTTAAAAGAAGCTCTGGGGAATGATGGAAAATTTGATAAATTTTTAGGATATGATGAGTCAAAAATAAAAGAAGCGCTTGATCATATAAAAAGTGAACTTGATAAATGTACTGGAGAAAATGCAAATGAACAGAAAAGCACCTTTAAACAAGTGGTTCAAGGTGCCCTTGGCGGCGGAATAGATAGCTTTGCAAATCAAGCAAATAGCATGTGTGGTGGCAATTAG
- a CDS encoding DUF226 domain-containing protein: MGNAPEPIETIKKGKCKVECQNKERFIKIEKENGKAMYHTKIMMDIYKFGVYEKKHEFRLSLRALFNGERIVEETHLYPIKEGDKFIGIFYGYRKPIKKPLIKYQINGTRKAYALARAYYMEFRFKVGSVFCYFKGLYRLLDKKRTNNHYNKVLFSMFTDLEQQVYKFYGKKYPEQGPLIKWILKNLK, translated from the coding sequence ATGGGAAATGCACCCGAACCTATTGAAACTATAAAAAAAGGCAAATGTAAAGTTGAATGCCAAAACAAAGAACGCTTTATTAAGATTGAAAAAGAAAATGGCAAAGCAATGTACCATACAAAAATAATGATGGACATTTACAAATTTGGAGTTTATGAGAAAAAACATGAATTTAGATTATCATTGAGGGCTTTATTTAATGGAGAAAGAATTGTTGAAGAAACTCACTTGTATCCAATTAAAGAGGGAGATAAGTTTATTGGTATTTTTTATGGTTATAGAAAACCAATTAAAAAACCTTTAATAAAGTATCAAATAAATGGAACTAGAAAAGCATATGCATTAGCAAGGGCATATTATATGGAATTTAGATTTAAAGTTGGAAGTGTTTTTTGCTATTTTAAAGGATTGTATCGTTTATTGGATAAAAAAAGAACAAACAATCACTACAACAAAGTTTTATTTAGTATGTTTACGGATTTAGAACAACAAGTATATAAATTTTATGGGAAAAAATACCCGGAGCAAGGACCGTTAATAAAATGGATACTAAAAAACCTAAAATAA
- a CDS encoding BBA14 family lipoprotein yields the protein MLKRLHCLLIALLLCCTTIANLTEEPKPPIIQTLKSLAKYETQLSEYVMYLVTFLAKTKVKVNDPNYPEYPYPYLSTLKDEHSITAVKHNIKIYLEYIKKTKPIAGKVYNQYSQLKM from the coding sequence ATGCTTAAAAGATTGCATTGTCTACTAATTGCTTTGTTACTATGTTGTACTACTATTGCTAACCTAACAGAAGAACCAAAACCACCAATTATTCAAACACTAAAATCTTTAGCTAAATATGAAACACAACTTTCAGAGTATGTTATGTACCTAGTAACATTTTTAGCTAAAACAAAAGTTAAAGTTAATGATCCAAATTATCCAGAATATCCTTATCCATACTTATCAACACTAAAAGACGAACACTCCATAACTGCGGTAAAACATAATATCAAGATATATTTAGAGTACATTAAAAAAACAAAACCAATAGCGGGAAAAGTCTATAATCAATATTCCCAATTAAAAATGTAA
- a CDS encoding Mlp family lipoprotein — MKIINILFCLFLIMLNSCNSNDNDTFNNKSVQQTESRKKRDLSQEELQQQEKITLTHKEEKMFNLLKTVFTYTIKKLYNEMQESINGNKGEYESKCNNFFNWLFKDPQKQKELANAFTKVYNFLESKRQSKASGESFDAYIKGAIDCKNNDNNKYGNGSDNEIRQYFKGVADSTFSHKNDNNEIYKCLKDELLDDTNHYAGLTANWQN; from the coding sequence ATGAAAATTATCAATATATTATTTTGTTTATTTTTAATTATGCTAAACAGCTGTAATTCTAATGATAATGATACTTTTAATAACAAAAGTGTCCAGCAAACAGAAAGCAGAAAAAAACGTGATTTAAGCCAAGAAGAGCTGCAACAACAAGAGAAAATTACTTTAACTCATAAAGAAGAAAAAATGTTCAATTTATTAAAAACTGTGTTTACATACACAATCAAAAAATTATACAACGAGATGCAAGAATCAATTAATGGGAATAAGGGTGAATATGAAAGCAAATGTAATAATTTCTTTAATTGGCTTTTCAAAGATCCTCAAAAACAAAAAGAATTGGCCAATGCATTTACTAAAGTTTATAACTTCTTAGAATCTAAAAGACAATCAAAAGCAAGTGGTGAAAGCTTTGATGCTTATATTAAAGGAGCCATTGACTGCAAAAATAATGATAATAATAAATATGGAAACGGAAGTGATAACGAAATACGGCAATATTTCAAAGGTGTAGCCGATAGTACATTTTCTCATAAAAATGACAACAATGAGATTTATAAGTGCCTTAAAGATGAACTTTTAGACGATACAAACCATTATGCCGGTCTTACAGCTAATTGGCAAAACTAA
- a CDS encoding plasmid maintenance protein → MTTSTNKKIVTCHNKHQYKLISLTSTLNYLNKKDKKYTQQIILYYFNENLKRNGLAPTTLRTMQNYLYKLEKVLKVTTNYYQHMGVNCGTEIYYKLKYPKNECYQKINKYFKERKNSRFKSRVNTHFKDNISKNGSVNSVECLSNKNNIKEERKINQIEKYQIRNYFNKCNFKTEEALSILYLNTDKDTKIEAMKILKQNEIVLIKRFNIKKSCIKEKQNKLKNILNNTQKEFEKNGYNPEQLEINLQKVYENYKFKPHFIIENHKYNDLSCIKRKLEKSIERKKENSQQNYQNLKANIFNILIEQLKKYANIEILKPIIKEYLNNQKKIEYNKVFGTYYLELLEIIKNEKNSLTTEEFSIKTV, encoded by the coding sequence ATGACAACATCAACCAATAAAAAAATTGTAACTTGCCACAACAAACACCAATACAAATTAATATCTCTTACTTCAACACTAAATTACCTAAACAAAAAAGATAAGAAATACACTCAACAAATCATACTCTATTACTTTAATGAAAATCTAAAAAGAAATGGTTTAGCTCCCACTACACTGAGAACAATGCAAAATTATCTTTATAAATTAGAAAAAGTACTAAAAGTTACAACTAATTACTACCAACACATGGGAGTAAATTGTGGGACTGAAATTTACTATAAGCTAAAGTATCCTAAAAATGAATGTTACCAGAAAATCAACAAGTACTTTAAAGAGCGAAAAAACTCTAGATTTAAATCTAGAGTTAATACCCATTTTAAAGACAATATTTCTAAAAATGGTAGTGTAAATTCAGTGGAGTGTTTAAGTAATAAAAATAATATAAAAGAAGAAAGAAAAATTAACCAAATAGAAAAGTATCAAATAAGAAATTATTTCAATAAATGTAACTTTAAGACGGAAGAAGCTCTTTCTATTTTGTATTTAAATACTGATAAAGATACTAAGATTGAGGCAATGAAAATCTTAAAACAAAATGAAATTGTTCTAATAAAACGTTTTAATATAAAAAAATCTTGTATTAAAGAAAAGCAAAATAAATTAAAGAACATTCTAAATAACACTCAGAAAGAATTCGAAAAAAATGGATATAATCCTGAACAATTAGAAATAAATTTGCAAAAAGTATACGAAAATTACAAATTTAAGCCCCATTTTATTATTGAAAATCATAAATATAATGATTTAAGTTGCATAAAACGTAAATTAGAAAAGTCGATTGAAAGAAAAAAAGAAAATTCTCAACAAAATTATCAAAATTTAAAGGCAAACATTTTCAATATCCTTATTGAACAACTAAAAAAATATGCAAATATTGAAATTCTAAAGCCTATTATAAAAGAATATTTGAATAACCAAAAGAAAATAGAATACAATAAAGTATTTGGTACATATTATCTTGAATTATTAGAAATAATAAAAAATGAAAAAAATTCTTTAACCACAGAAGAATTTAGCATAAAGACCGTATGA